The Onychostoma macrolepis isolate SWU-2019 chromosome 20, ASM1243209v1, whole genome shotgun sequence nucleotide sequence GCTCACCAAAGAGTATATTTCTGGATAAACAGCAGGTGAATTTTCCCAGAGGTGGGATACTGTGgtttaaaaaaatggaaataaaatcaacagagcaaaaaaataaacacaattaatgtttttaaatgatctaATAATTGTCTCATTTTTCTGCTCAAGAGTAACCAGCAGAAGGAGTTTCAGAAGGAGGTGTTTACATTTGCCTTCCTTGAGCTCGCTGTTCtcaatgagctcctaaaacatTGCATGAAAGTGAGATTTAAAAGGTTACTATATTCTAAATTTACTGATTGTTGCAGCCTACAGTATTTTTAagcaatataaaaacattcaaaaatccataaaaatttaaatatgtgaAGAAATTACAATTTAACTTTAAAGTCATATGTGTTGGCTGAATGttcttttttgtgtgaactaatATCAGTAATATTCCAAACAATCGGGATAATCCAGTTATAACCTGTCGATTAGGTCCGTTAAAGTCACCACTGTGACTTTAAATCCATTGTGTAAGGATCTACTATCGCTCACTGACACAGTAGTAAGTGTGACGCCTACCGTTCACTGCGCGCACTCATTTCAACCCAACATAAAGCTGACGCTCGCCCTGGAGCTGTGCCTGATAGTGTCCAGTACAAACCAAAACAAGGATTTCTAGCTTTGCAAGTAGTTTAAACAATCGGGAAATGGACCAGAAAGACACAGAAATGAACGAAAAAGGAGTTTCTTCTTCTACCAGCGGAGTTGTTGTTCAAGTCAGGGAGAAGAAAGGAGCTTTACGCGCTGCCATCCCCTATATGCCTTTCCCAGTAGCTGTCATCTGCCTGTTTCTCAACACATTTGTTCCCGGACTGGGTGAGTACGACGAGGCGATTCGCTCATTTACACACAACCACCTGACCTGCGAGAAATAACAGCGTAGGCTACTTACGCCCGAAAAAACGGCGTTCCATCAACAAGTTCTTTCAGTGCAAGTCATTTAAATTTGCTTTGAATATACTTATGCAGTTTAAATATATCTATACTACATGCTTGCAATTATTGTTTATACTTTACAATTGCGATTTGAATGTCTAAATACTTTGATTAACGCTTATTTTATgtgttcattcatttaattcattcatgcatttcttaatacgtttttattatatttttggtgGTATTTTTGTATATGGGTCAATGACGTGACGTTAATTTTTTTGTACGTGTCTGTTACTTATCAcagcaaaacagaaaaatgcaGTTCATACAGACAAATGGATCCACCTACAATGAACATGTTTtcaatttctgaattaaaatctatttttatgtgtttgtggGGCATGAAGTCAAACATGTGGGTGGTACAATGAAGAAAGAGTCTCATCAAAAGGCTGAAAATCTCAACAAGATGACCCTTGAGTAGGTTGGCTGACCTTGTGTTATTATTGCTTcggaaaataaatattgaataagttttgtttgaataaaaGTAGTACAAGCAACATGTAGAAAGCCATGTTGTTgtcatgtgacaaaaaaaaacataaacaggAAATGATATCTTGATTAGTTCAAGATGTCATATAGTaaaaccccccaaaaattatataatattttggcttgtgatttaaaaatgcatgatatttgtgaaaataatgattaatatGCTTACTCTGTAGTCAATGTATATGTTGTTACTTTTTTGttagaaattatttttcaaaaatgcataaaatcaaTATGAATTAAAAGATTATATTTCTAACAGCCAGGTACATGTGTTTTAATATAGATTATTTTTATGATCATGAACAacattatttcttattattgagCCATAAAGCACCAAAGCACATTTGGAGTATATGAGCACAAACAGGATCAGATCGTGATTCTCGCTGACATTTAGgtcaacagctgaaaactcatatctttcgacactacttgacttcaccctacacataaaaaaaaaaaaaaaaactctttctccttatttattccttcccttgctagcttgtacttatttaaacaatgcctgagacttggtgttacaagcacttcgtttgttggattgcctcttcaagatgaatcgctttatgtattccccaattgtaagtcgctttggataaaagcgtctgcaaaatgactaaatgtaaatgtaatgtaaatgtaatgattcAATACaagctattttttatttcagctcaTGTCCAATTTTTGAAGTGTGGTAACAGATCCATCCCGTGCACCCGACAGCATACCAGAACAAATAATCAACACGATCATAAATAATTGCATCCACTCCATTATCCTGATTGATGACTTGACCTTTTCTCCTTCCTAGCCGGTCCGTTCATCCATCTCGATATTGTCATTTCCAACTTGATTCTCAATCTAAGTGATTGCTAATGTCTGGTATCTGGTCATGTGTGTGATCAGCTTTTGCGAGCATCTTCTTTCATCCAACATGCCTCTTTTCTTAATTGCCAAAAGATTGTGCTGTGATGTCAGTCTCCAAagatggattattttatttatctttaagaattagacacatttaaaacatcACTTTGTAGCTTGCAATTATCAAAGTATAAAAGCACACATGGCAGAAGAATATTGATCTCCCTTATGTCTAATAAGGCTGGGAAGCATGACCTCAGGgaatgtctttgaaatatgcTTGAAATAGTTACAAAAGAATCCTGGTTATTTTGCACCAAAGTCTTTCAATACAAAAGCATTGTGCTGAAACTTTACCCTGAACACATTTAATCTGTGCCAAGTGAATTGTCGTGATAGGTGAGCTGATATCTTGTGGCTCCCTTGTCTTTTATGGATAATGCAGTACATCAGATATCTCTTCTTTTTAACCCCACAGTTATGGATACCCCTTTTTGTTAACGGGAATTGACACAGATTTCACGAAATGATTCGATTTCAATTCACAAGCTCTCTATTTGGATATatttattaagtttattgagttgtgtacaaatatttaacatttaaataaggcagtttttaatattttctaatccaatttgttaaatataaacatttaaactgttGTTGTCCAAACTTGTTTTCATgacaaatttattaaaacatgcaATAAATGAGATGCTAATAACAGTTTAGTGTATTAAgtgtaaatgtacatttaccTTCTCTGAGGTAAATGTAACATGACGCTTTGTTTACGAACTGTTTTCTTGACGAATTTTTGCatttgaaacacaaaatgagtGAATACATGAGACATGATACATTTCAGTAAGTGGTATTGTTTTTTaacataccttctgatgttcattcatgtttattttatactatAACTAGTAGTTAAAAGAAAGAGATGATTGGTTAATATCTGCACTGCCaattgaactgaggcgctaaaTCACTTGACATTACATTGATATTGATTCTTCAAAATGAGAATCAAATAAAGGTGCAGTATTTCTAagaaatgcttttgaaagtGAATCAGACCAGGCACCAAAACACACTTGTAACCAATCACGAGTAAGTACATGGCATGTTTGTGAATTAGGGGACTGACCTATCATGATCCTTTTAAGTAGGGGCGTGCTTGTTTTGTTGATTTCAAATAAGAGTGTTTTCTTAGAAATCACTTActgcacatttaaaaaactggTAATCGATATTGTCAAGTCAGCCCTGCTTTTACCAGGGCATGGGAAATATGTGGCTCCTCTATGGCATCTTTACCCAGACTTATGCATCTGGGACATTTGTAGAGCTTGGAATCCATCTCTGACAGTTGCAGTTAGATTGAACATACAGTAATCAACCCGGTGACCGCATCGCTCAGCCACTTGTGGCCCTCTGGTGTTTATGTCAATATTGGTTTCATCCATCAGGATACCCCCACTGGACCCGTGCCTCAAGTCATCTAATCTTGCAGTCCACTTCAGCATAGCCTTTCCTCCTCAAGTTTCGGCCAGTCcctctggagtctggaggacaTGGAGTGCTTTTGGAGGACGCAAGCATTCAGTATGAATCAGTGCGTACGCTGTATAAATACTTACAGAACGAACATGCATTCTACAGGCAGTAATATCCCTGTCTCGTATCATCTGTGCACGTGGGCATGGTTTACTGAGCTCCTGTCTGCTGCACAGTTGCTCATACATAAACTAGAGCGGAATATTATGACAAGAGAGCCCATGTTTGGATGACGATGATACAAGGGAAAATGCCAAGAGCCAAATGGGGCTCTCTTGAGCACACAGTCTGTGCTCGGGTTGTCAAAGACCATTACCACTCTAGTTAGTGAGTCATACTTGACAACCTGCTCTCCTCACCTTTAATTGCCGATACTTTGCAGGGCATGTGTTGGGTGCCAGATGAGTTTAGATTCAAATCATCAAATCATGCTAATTTGCATGTGCACATGTGCACAAATTGAGGGTCttgttaataaatttcatgtcCAAACCATGACAGAGCTGGGCATCTGGGTCATTGCTTATGCAGCGATGTTGCATGAAACGGTTATTTGACGCTAATAATgcattaacttttaaataagttaattgcTTCAGACGCTGCAACTAAACaaagttaaaaatgtttgctTTGGATAATTTGAAGTAAAATTTACATACAGTTGAATTTCAAAAGATGTTTGTAAATAGAAATTTTATCTAAAACAACAAAGTGTGTCCGGACAAACTTTGCATTTTTAGGTGGATGGATAgatatttgatcatatttaataaatgatctTTTGTGGACCAGGATAGAAGAACACTTCATTTCCCATAATGCATTACATGTACTGAATCTCTgtgaaatgcaatttattaaatCCCTATGGTTCTAAAtagttaaaattaaattgtgACATTGGACTCCTGACCGGCATCTTTGAACATTTTTCTTTCCTTATGTGTTCAGCCATTCTGAAAATCTGTGGCATCAAaattattttgacagttggatTCACAGCTGTTTAATTTTAGGCTTGCATGCTCATTTGCACCATTTGTTCAGACATACTAGACAAATCTTGCTTTAATTCAGGCTTTGTGTGGAACAAAAATGTAGCCTTTTCAAAAGATATATTTGGTTTAGATGTAATCCGATATGGATGGAATTTTGTCCaaagaaaggagtttctcaagGTCtaaaagtggaaaactgttgaCTTCTCATCTTGACCTGATCTGAATCTAAATGGGAAGTCTTTTcacatggggaaaaaaaatgaaattttgtggCATTTAATACATCCAAAGGAAGGATAATAAAGTGCTAAAAGCTTTCCAAAAATAGAGGgaaatatatattgaatatcaTACAAAACCCTTGTTAGAAGCGGACTTCACTGTAAGCCTAAAATTAGAgtatcatttaaaatgtgaGGGTTGAAGTGCAAAGAAAAGACAAAGGTCGACCACTTCAGATGCATTTAGCTTGAGAAAGTTTTATGAAAATGCTAAAACTGAATGTCCTGAATAATTTATTCTAGAATTAatggcttttattttattttttatttttgctttaattttcCCATTTCCACAAGATATTTTTACCCAACCAGGAATGTACAGTAAATCACATTAACCAGAGATTTGAAAATGACAGAAGTCTTTTTAGTAATAACCCTGCTGACAAAACCGTGTAAACCATTTTAAGTTGGTTTCCTGGTCTTCTACTGGTTTAGCTGGTCGACCAGCTGGTTTAGGTGCAGACCACCTTAGGCtggtttaaattattttctcaGCAGGACAATTTGAGAGATTTGTGTTGCTCATGACGATACTATCCCAACACTCTTTGAACTGAACCTATCGCTCTAGCCCTGGTGCTCTTCTAGTTTCCATGACAGCAGATGTTAGCAGAAGCCTGTCTGCTTGTCTCCTCTAAGATTGAAAGAGGTAGATAAGCCAGCAAATGAATTAATTCCAAGGGGGTCCTTCAAAGTGCACTTAAACGGgcaaaaaaaatgaagtatGGTTATCGTTTTAGATTGCATTACTTCTTTTAGACCTTTAATAATATGTTAAAAGCTTCTTGTAAgctttttttttgataaagcAAACGGTATTACAGAGGAAAAAACAGACATGCAGAGGAGCCAGTGACTGTCAGGTATAGAGGACTCTTGTATGCGACCTTAAATCTCTTTTGGATTCaagctaaaaaataaactgaCTGCAGAGGTCAACTGTGTAGTGGTGCTCTAATTTGGTGTTTTACTTTACTCTTTTCATTGTGTTAACATATTCAAAGATTTGCAATGCATATTTAAGATGAGTCTGAAATCAAATGCTTTTAAGTATGAACGAAATTGAACGAAGTTTCCTCTCGGGCTTTGATGAAGTATGTTACATGGGTTTACAGGTGtgaactataaaaaaatattcccaGATGTACTATATATATTAGCTTAGAATTGTACTTTGACCTTTTTTTGTAACTGACAgctgtgaaaattaaataaCCTCAGGTCTTTAATTTAAACACAAGGAACAACTTTCCAGTTTTCTTGCTACCTACAACACCTAATTGTTTGgtgtcagtaagttttttttttttttattcttaatttaTGCTTTAACTTATTTGGAtgcattacattaattaaaaagttgaaaacatttataatgatctaaaactatatatatatatatatatatatatatatatatatatatatatatatatatatatatatatatatatatatatattagtgctgtcaaatgattaatcgcgattaatagcatccaaaataaaagttttgtttacataatatatgtgtgtgtactgtgcacatttattatgtgtatatatacacacacatacagtatatatttagaaaatgtacatgtatttatttatattcatataatttatatcatttataaatatatttaatatataaacgtaacatatttttcttaaatatatacatgcatgggtacataataaatatacacagcacacacatatatactgtataaacaaaaatgtttattttggatgcgattaatcatttgacagcactaatatatatatatatatatatatatatatatatatatatatatatatatatatatatatatatatatatatatatatatactagtaTATAcaaacaccaaacttttgaatggtagcctGGCTCTTAGTTCAGTTTTCTGTCACCATGATACTGCATATGCGTATATAATGCTTATTTGACACATTGCTGTTTGCATGCattatagtagggaagtatgtgCATATTTGGACAATGTTAGACTTGAACTAGACAGCCAGACTAAAAAACCTTCCCAGTTTTGTGTAAAAAATGCATCAGATAGTCAGTGGACATGTCTTATAAGGCTGAGACCCGACATAAAAAAGGAaaggaagaaaaacaaataggaAACTAATGTCTCTCAGAAGTGCAGTGAAAAAAACCACAGGACATCTCAGACCAAAATATGAGATTTCTTTTATTGAATTGCAGCTGATGGATTCAGTTCAGTTACAATATTGTACATGATTACCAGAATGAGGGCACAGTTGGTGTTTTTGTGACAATAGTTAGCTTTGAGAGCAGAAAAATGGCTTTCAGCGCAACATTTTTGGCAGCAGATAGAAGACCACTGAGTGCTGTAACTTCTAATTTTATACAGACGTCTCTTCACTCACAAAATGAGATGAATGGGATAACATCATTCAGAGACTGTTATTGGTCTCATTTTAATACAGCTGCGCTGTAGCAATCAGCAGAGACACCCGATAACAAATTACACTGATGCTCTTGCTTCAGATTACATAAGATTTGCAGTGTGATTAATGACAGAGTCTATTAGCAATAAACAGCAAACAGAAAAATCTGATTGAAAGATTTGGCAATAAAGCACAAGTTCATCTCGAAGTTTAACTTTTGGGGTAATGAAAATGTCTCAAGTTGTTCCCCTTATGGGGTTTTCATATCACAAATTGTTCTAGCATGCGTTCTCATTTCTGATTTTCTCAAGGCCCAGTCACTCCAAGTGAAATTGTCCCTTAAAGTCTGTATTAAATGAGCAGTATTGGTGCTGTGAGCCTCATAAAAGACAGTGTTAAACCAAATGACTCTCTCTTCGGAAGGGATTGAACAGCCAGTAAATGACTGATGAGTAATCAGCTTCTCACAGAATGGCTGAAAACTGCGATGGCTGCAGGCAGTCAGACTGACTTTGTTGCATCTCCTCGCAAGCTGTCTTGGCTCTCATCCTTGAGCTGTTATAAATAGAGGCCACAGAGATGTTGTGGAATTTTCAATTTCCGGAATGGTCGCTGTGCATGTTTTCTAGGCGTACCTTGAGGCTAATCCTTCACCTCGCTTTCCAAATGACTCTGTTATATATCAAGCTCTCGGGCCTAGTTTACTCGCCACCTGTGGACCAAACACAGTGTGCGTAATGTTAAATGTTAGAGAGGTGCTGTATGTACTCTGCTTAATTTTCTCCAtatgcatttcaaaaataaGACTTAAAAAATGACTTTATCATATAGCTCTACTAGCTTACAAAAGCTTACATTGCCATGagttaacatttaacattttcaaacaaTGGATTCCCTCAAGAAGTTAATGCACAATCATACGTTACTGacttatttaatcaaaatacagtaaaatggtaatattgtaaaatattattacagtttttaaaatgtacatttattcctggaatggcaaagctgaattttcagcattattactccagtcttcagtgtcacacgatccttcagaaatcattctaatatgcttatttgttgcttaagaaacatttcttattgttagcaatgttgaaaacagttgtgctgcttaatatttttgtgtataaaaaaatgttgtttgttgGCATCAgttgttccatgaagaacctttaccATCCAAACTTTCTATCGCACAAAAGATTCTTCAGAGGAAAATGGGtctctaaataataaaaatgttctatATAAAATGCTTCTTTTAAGAAATGTTCACAGAAATGGTTCTTATGGCATCGCTGCAAATACTCCCTTTTTGGAacctatatatttttaaaggcataggtcttttgtgaaatgtttattACTTATTGCTAAAAATCAATATCTCTATGGAGCTTTTGAATAGCATTATAAACTCTAGAACTACTATTGTGCTTTATTTAAATCTGAAGAGATGAAGAATGTGTTGAAATCTTAAGGTCATTCTTTATCTCTCCAGTTTTATGCAATGGTTTGACGAACCATGCTGTCTGACTTGAAGAAGCTCAATCAATATGTGCAATCTACAAGTGAGGAGTCTTGTGAATGACTTCCTGAAACTGAATGGTGCATCCGCTAGCTTCAGTCTGAAGAGGGTGAACAATGAGTGAAAAGATAACAGATTTTCATTCCTTACAGCTCCAAGGGTCACCACGACTATTTATACCAAACATGCTTACAGTACGTATGTTTAAAACATCCTAGAGCGCTAAAAAAATGACATTGGCACCTGAGAACCTCCACACATGCTCTCCAAGCAACATTTGTCTCTCTCAGAAGAAAAGGAACTGAACGGGATAATTAACCTCCCACACTGGAAATGGGGCGCATGTGAGGAAGGCTGAGGAAAATTATAGTGATTGTGAGCCTAATGAGCAGGGACTAGGACCCCTCACCACCCTACTGTATCTTATCTTTAAGCATCTCTTCTTCACAGAGAAAACgagtgtgaatgtgtgcatgCCTGCATGAATAGTTATGACGTGTGATGTGGCCTCTAAATTATATGTGTGGCATATGCAAGCAGACATTTGCCTGGGTATCCCGTGCTTAATGCAGTTTGACAGGCAGAAGCATTGTTGACAGCCTGATGCGATATCACACAGTTGATTTGtcctgtaagtgtgtgtgtgagtgtctgaTAATATAGTGGAGTGGGGGTCCTCGCCTCATTCAGTTTAATTAGGGTGCTACAAACACCCAAGGCTCTGTTTGTCAtatagatctatctatctatccatccatctacttcaatttcatttcagtttatactgtataaaaaaattatacttttatttagcaaagacacattaaatttatgtgataaaaaagatttctatttcaaataattgctgctcttttgaacattctattaatcaaagacatcacagtttccacaaaaatactaagcaacacatctgttttcaacattgataatgataataaatgagtctttagcaccaaatcagcatattggaatgatttatgaataatCATGCAAGACTGgagtatttatgtatttatctaTTTGTTTGGTGACACATTAGTTTAGGGACcactattaactagtttcttattagtacactgtaaaaagtgaaagttgacttaacttaaaaaaattgaggaaacccgttgccttaaaatgattaagtacataataataaaaaaaaaaagagttaagtgaacttgacaattcaattaacttattttttttaattatcatttacttacaaattttaaggcaacgggtttcttcagttttttaaagttaagtcaacatcactttttacagtggcatattactagcatattggctgtttattagtactaataaagcatgtattaatgccttattctgcaagATCATATTTTTGATCCCTTAATCCTATGCCTTACagtaaacttaacaactaccttactaactattaattagtagcaaattaggagtttattgaggttagttaatagtgagttaatggtgagaattggACCCCAAATATAAAGGTgaccatttattcatttatttatttatttattgcttcatcttaaaaattcaaagaaataaattaaatttttagacacattatttcataatattttctgtttaaaatattttagtcttatattaaataaaattcaaattaatatttttaatttacattattatatttaaaatataagtagtaatggtaaaaaatattaactacaAAACTGCAAATATATTATAGTAGATGTTTCACCAAtgtctgatttattttttctttagaGGGCTCTTAACTGGCTTATCAGACTTTTGactactgaaaaaaatgtataatataatgtgaTCATTGCATGGTATTTATGGCTCAGGTGAATGGTTCAAATGTCCCAAGAAACAAAGATTGGCAGCAAGCAGGTGATATACTTCTAGGGCTGCATGTGCCAGTCCAGCAACTGCCATTGAGTTGAATGAGAATGCTCATGCAAATATCCTCCTCAAGTCAAGGGACTAAGAGAGAAGGATATCTTTTTCCACTTCCTACACTTGTTCTTTAATTCCTTGGTGTGTATTGTAAGCTGTCTGCTTTTGGGGGCAGTACAGTACTGTATTGTTTGTATAACGGCCGTGGgaataaaaaactgtgaaaagtgatttttttcccttttctaCTTGGAATGCCCCTTCCAAATGATAAACTTAAGTGGTTCTGTCCCAGTTCCTCTCCATAACAGCCAAGCATTTTATAGTGGCAGACCATACTGTTAACTAAAGAACAGGCTGAATCCGGGGTGAATAAAGTACATTTCTCATAATGAGGCGGCTCATCGGTTTTGTGGGCTATGCTAATGTTCAGCCACTGTCCTCCCTATTAGAATCTATTATTGTGATAACACTAATGAGATGCTAAACTGCACTTGGCAGCATAGTGCTGCCTGCTTGCTCAGACTCCTTCAGTGTGAATTATGCTTATCGGCCTTACAAATATGGAAAAGCTATTCATAACCAAATTGCCCTGGTTTAAGAGGGATAGGAAAAATGTATCTGACAAGAGATGTCTTGGCGAGTTACAGTACCATGTTGGTTAAAGTTCCCAAATGAGACTTTTCTTCAGACTAGTCCTGCAGATCTGTGGAAAGATCAGAACAGCATAACACATACTTAAATACTGAAAATGTCTCCTTGGAATTGCTTTGTGCCCAGATTTAAAAGCAGACTGCTCTTTAAAGTGAACATGAAAAGAATATCTTTATATCTTAAATAACATgcaacaaatgtttatttatttgtctttgcATTTGTAATCCATATGATTTGTTATTCCATGATAATCTTTTAAGCATAgtacaaacatttatttcagcCAAGACCGCAGATGTAATAAAAGCTACAGACATGCCTGACACTGACTGCTACTAAAATCACCATGTTAATTTATATCCAAGCTCCTCTGTTAATATTTTATGCCATAATTATGTCTCAGACCTTACTGTAATGTACGGTATTATTCACACCATGATGAATGATATCATTACAGTGTGCGGTTTTAAGCTGAGATCAAGACTGAGGTCATATTGCGTGTATTAACTATTTTAACCACAGAAGATCATATCATATTGTCCCATGTTGATGGCATCTCGCTGTATTTTTGTGACAGGTACATTCATCTCAGCCTTCACAGTTCTGTGCGGAGCGAGGACAGACCTTCCCGACAGGCACATGTGTTGCGTTTTCTGGCTGAACATTGCAGCCGCCTTCATCCAGATTGTCACCGCCATTGTCATGGTGGGCTGGATCATGAGCATATTTTGGGGAATGGACATGGTCATTCTTGCAAGTGAGTATTCCTCCATAATAGCACTACAAGCACTTTTTTCATGTAGTAAATATTTTTGGTTGTTTCAGTAACCCCCACCCAATTTACAATTTTGtcatatatatagttttattttttccttgtgGAACAGAAGAGTATTGACAACTTTGATCattttatgtatgcatgtatttatttattttttatttgcctTTGCTGGATATTGATATCAAAGGCCATTGTGAGCTGTTGTTAAAAgaatttatattacaaaataaattcttaaaataattctacttttgtgttccaataaaaagtaaataatgtgAAAACAATTATCGATTAATTGAGATGCATACAAAATAAacgtttgtgtttacataatat carries:
- the stum gene encoding protein stum homolog; translation: MDQKDTEMNEKGVSSSTSGVVVQVREKKGALRAAIPYMPFPVAVICLFLNTFVPGLGTFISAFTVLCGARTDLPDRHMCCVFWLNIAAAFIQIVTAIVMVGWIMSIFWGMDMVILASYREQATPQQL